The following nucleotide sequence is from Cucumis melo cultivar AY chromosome 1, USDA_Cmelo_AY_1.0, whole genome shotgun sequence.
TAATCtaacaatatttttatataattcaaATGTTATAAGAGGTATATCGatcattaatatttttttatataatgaTTATGGAGAAGAGGATTTAACTTCAATATCTAGAAGTAAAGCACATTCCGATATCAAAAAAGGCAAAGATGTGGTTTGTACTGCGGTTTGGAGTGATTGCATGAAATTAGTCCAAAAAGTTCACAATGGTTTCgtttcaactttcaaaataccaaaaattatatccttattttaaaaacgtcaaatTATACAAAAATATTCGTACTTTGTCTTAAAAATATCGGATCAATTGAAAAATTAAGATACTAGAAAAAGGTAAAAAGGGTATCTTTAAAATTAGGGTAGGTctctaaattatattttattatagaAAATTAGGGTAGTTCTTTAAATTAACATATTCTtcttacaaaattaaattacatattaaattatattttattataaaaatttcggcttaatttttgttttagatattaattttaaaaaacaatttcaGATATTACTAGAGAGAttataaatgacaaaataattttctatattttatagatattttgttttatttttgctatattaaaaaaaaaactaaattcaaacgatatttaagtaaattatggtaaacatgttttttatttttaaaaaattaatatacaatgttttataaattgaaaaattgaaaatatacaATTATTTAATATTGTGCTAATTATAGGATTCTTTAATGTAGTGGTCCTTTTGCTGTATATGAAAATACACCTAAACATTTAAGATTGAGAAAATGTAACCATTTAGCTATATggttttttaaattaagaacataatcaaatactctatttatttttttagtttgtaTATGCATTTCATACCTACATGAAAAGAAGTACACCATTGATGTGTAACCATCACCCTCTAAATAGTCACGTTATATTTGCATCAATTGGTGTTCATCAAACGCATACTCTCAAAGATTGCATCCCAACGTTTGGACATATTCTACACATtactttgattttaaaatatataaatatctcTGTGATAAAAGATTACAAAGGTGACTGTTGAACAAgtaattttggccaattaaatcgcactgggtagtcaagttttctcgTATCCAACCTTGTTCAAATGAAAAATTGGGTCAAAAGAAATAATGAGCCAAAGCCTAAGCTACCATGCAAATGGGCCAAttcaagcccaacaagcaaataagtccaagcccacctaaaggcCATGAAAATTCTCTATAAACAGAGACCCTCCCTTGAGGATCTTTGGTTGAAGAAAGAAtggaagctctgaagaattgaagacaaattccAAAAAACTCTTAAGACATGTAAGTTTTTATCAACTACGAGACCATCGGCTTCGGAaagattgaagacttggaaATCAAACTTTCCTAGAATTTCAGGAGATCGAAGTTCGAATTGACTTGCAACTACAACTTTATGAAAATCAAAGATCAAAAAGCTCTAAGTTTTTatttgtattcgagagaaaaCATCAAACGaataaatattagagattgtatcaaCGACATCATATAAATCAATGTCCAAAGTTTAATTCTACGAATTACATTTCTCTTGATATCTTGTGTGAACATCAATCACaactattttctttttgaatggaCACCTATATTATATAGATGCCTATTTTTGTCAGCAAAGTGTAACATAAGAATTTACTAAAAATAAAAGGacaaaaatatagaaaaattatctCCTTACCACACTTTTCAAATGTAAAATagaatatagtaaaataaatacataaatatgaattttaacaaatcaatgtaaatactttgttaTTATAATGCCCTGAAAATGCCAGAAAATCATATCCAAATTTAttgattatttgtttttctaccgagaatcaaatgaaaatgaaaaaaaaaatcatcaaaaaatataatcaaataaaaattattaaataactGTTGATGTATGATGTATGATGATGAACTACTCTCTCAAGTACTAACATTACCAAAATTTTGAAGTCATGAGATGTTAAAGATCAATTGGTTCCATCTTGTAGCGTCAACTGACTCCAATTAAAAATCTTCTAATAAATTGTTGCTGCTCGAATCTCTTCAATTGAGTGCACTTCATCTTGAATGTGAAAATACAATGTTAACTGTAGTTTCTTGGAACATGTGATTGGTCCCAGATGCAACACAAGGTCATCTTGGTTCAAATCATCTTTTCCCCTTTTGAAAGATTCGTCCTTGGAACAAGCTCGATATCTGCATCAAAAGGAGTTAAGCCAGTATCATTAATAGTAGCACTCACACCATATTGACTTTAGCTTTAAGATCAATCTAGTAGGCATTCACACCATATTTACCTTAGCTTTAAGATCAATCTAGTAGGCATtgtcattgattttttttatcactTGAAAAGGTCAATTGTCTTTTGGGTTTAACTTCGAATCTTTTTGACGTGGAAATCGTTCCTTTCAAAGGTGGACGCAAACCATATCTCCCTCTTTAAATTTCATGGGGCTTCAATGTTGGTCGACCTTGTTTGCTACCTTGGCATTTTGCTTCTCAATTCTTTCTTTAACCTCTTTATGGAGCTCTCGAATGGTGGTGGTCTTCTCATTACCTTGAAAATTCACCACATCGTTAGAAGAAAAAGACAACAAGTCAATAGGTGTTAAAAGATTAAAACCATACACAATCTCAAACGATGAACAATCGATGATACTATGAATCACACTGTTGTATGCAAACCCATTAAATGGTAGAAAATCCTCCCAAGCTTTCGTAATATTATCTAGTAGAGCCCTAAGCATGGAAACCATCTTCCTATTGACTGACTCGGTTTGTCCACGAGTTTGAGGATGACACATAATGGAGTAGATTATCACTTTGTACCAAGTTTTCTCTAAAATACTTTCCAAAAATGACTTAGGAATTTCACATTTCTATCACTAACAATGCTTCTAGGAATGCAATGAAACCgatgaaatattcatacccTTGTCGTGCTTTGACGTTCATAGGTTTGCAAAGGTCTGTACGCACGTACGAGTTCTAGGGGTTCTTTGACTCTAAAAACTTTTTCAATAAAAGATCATTTGGTCAATTTCCCTTCAAGACAAAACTCACATGGAGCTAAACAGATGTCTTCTAATTGATTTAGATGTACACTATTCATCAATctcttaaaatttaattaagttTCCTATTTactataaaatatataaaaaatctaaaccatgtaatcaaatcaaataacaaacctaaatccaattaatatatctaaattaaaaaaatatagctaattcaaataattttcactacaaaataataaaatcaaataacctacctaaattaaattattcaaataatttttacaacaaaataatataatcaaataaCAAACCTAATCCGATTTAACTAAATAAACATACTTTGTGACAAAAAAATTGTAAGAACAATGGAGGATTTGGGGAAAGCCAAACGCAgcacaaaaaaattaatttaacaaaaatataataaaatcaaataacaaacataaattaaattattttaacaaTAAAATCGTATACCGACTTCGATATAGTTAAATAAATATACCTTATAACAAAAATCCAAAAGCAAAAATATTGACAAGAGGAGCATTTTTTTTTGGGTGAAAGATGGAACGAGTGGGCCTTTTTTGGTGAGAGGAACGGAAGGATGGGTGATTTTTGGTTAAGGATGGAAGTGAGAGAAATTTGTTGAAGGATGGAAGCAGAGAAGTGAGATCGAGAGAAGGAAGTttgaaagttttttttctttttccaatgaAGGCAGAATGAGCGCCTTTTGGTACATAATTTTACTGTATGAAGAACAAATGTCTGCAAAAGCATGTGAACGAAGTTGTGTACTCGGTACATGACTTTGCCGCTACGCAACAAATTTGGTTGTTGATTACCATTTGTTAGACGCTTGTATCGGAGTTGTATATTGAATACAAGACTCCAGTCAGATGTGAATCAAGTCCATGACTCCAGTCCTTTTTCGACCGAAGACATAGACCCGATTCACGATTTAGCAAAGTGCTGTACTTTCACACCTACTCTATTAttgtcaatattttttaaaatcacattatttaaaaaaaaatggtaataTTAAGTTATACAACTATGCAAACTGTTATTTCAACTCTCGTCTATTACTCTCCCTACATCTCCTTTATTGTCTTCTTCCCCGTCTTCGTTTTGTAGATCTTTTCTCTGTATTTTGTTTGCGGCAATGACAAttgttatttatattttgttatgaTGGAAGTAATGTCATGAATTGACAAAGATGCCTCTTCCTCCGCTAACAATTGATAGGAATAgagttcttttcttttctttcaaacaTCAAACAAGTAAGTGTAGAGGACAAGAGCAAGAAAGTAAGCTAAAGCTAATTTAGAACAACtagaaaagaagataaaaaatcTTAAGAAAAAAGGCTGGGTGATGCAAGCTAAAGGTTAAAAAATCTCTCTATATATTCATTTATAAATTTCTACGTTGTATCGAGTTGGATGTTCAACTTGCAGGAGTGCCAAAATCTGATAGCCGTACCTGACAATCAACGAGCGCAAGATATTTAACAAAAGAACCAACAAAACAAGAATGCTAGGGCAAATTGGAATGGTCTTTCTTTAGTTTATTTATCCCTAACGCTTCCTCTAACAGATATTCATTTGACCGTGTCAACATCCTTGAATTACATTACTTTACATGGAAAAATAAAGGAAGACTGGTTGGTAGCAGACAGCTTCAAAGGAAGATGGGCATATATGTTTCATTTTAAATTCAAGGACATGGTTGTACAACATATAGAACTTATCCTATTAAAGTAAGGTCGTAAGAGGGAGATATGTGTAGGTCAAGCTTGAGGGAGAAGTTCTCCAAAGCTATTATCAACCTGTTTAATTTATTTCAAAACGTTAATCTATACTctctcactctcttcattttggAGTCCATCCTGGTTCTACCCTTTTGGTATTCGAGCATATGATCTTCAGAATCACGTTGACTATCTCTTTGATGGAGCTGCTTGATTTCCATGGAGCAACTCTAACGTTCAGTTTCACAAAGATAAGTGAGGGAGAGAGGCAGTTTTCAGCAACACAGCATAGAGTAGAGGAGGCTTTCACTTTGATTTTAGTAGGTTTAAGGAGGCTGAAAACTGCAAGAAACGTCAAATAGGAAAGACTTAGTATTTGATCCGTGCCTTGTTCTAACTACAGTCCGTTAGCGACCAAGTAGTGGTACCATTCCTTCTGTTCAGTAAAGGAATACAAGCAGGGGGGTTTTAACAGAAATATGAAGATGACTATTACCGACTCAAGTCAACTTAAGCGTAGCGAGAAAGGAGGAAAAGGACAAGTATCGAAGGACTAAGTGAAGTACTTTTCAAAACTTATCTTTTCTGAAGACTAACGTGAGAACTTTTCGATATATGATCATAATGCTCTAGTAAATATCTTGCTTGATAGACAAACAGTATTCGACATCAAAAAACTTACAACATATAGCATATAAGTTGTCACCAAGATTTGAGCAATTCCCAACACATCAATTAAAACAATAATGTCAGGAAATTGATTTCCACACTGTCAACCCAAATATCACACAGACAGAAGCTGGAAAACTTTGTAGCATACTCGGGGAATTCCATATATAAAGAAAGTGAAGTAATAGTGCATTACCTCAAAGCTAAAGTGAATGAACTCAAAGCTAAAGGCACAAGCCAGAAGCATAGAACTTCATAAACATGTATTTACAGTGACAAAACTTTGGTCTCTAAGACCAGTCAGACACATCAAACTTCAAATGTCATGACGGAGGTAGGATATGTGCTCACGATTATCTTTAAGAGTATGCTGTACATGAGTTTTCCCCTAACTAGATTTCTAGCATGCTAAACACTCACCAAAAGCAAGATTTCTCTTCTTCAGACATTAGAGGAGTTCTGCAAAGAGGGCATGTGATGTTCCAGTAGTCCAGCCACTTCTCCAAGCATTCTGTGTGAAAAAGATGGCCACAAGATAAGTGATTTATCACCGATTCAGGTTCAAATTGAGTTAAACAGACCGAGCAGTCATgttcacgacgttctgaactcTGTACTTTATCAAATCTAATCCTTGGATATCGGTTTCGAAACATGTCAAGGTAATTccaagaagagccaaaaatggGATCTCCCAACTCTGAGGAACTTTCAAAGGAATCTGTTGAAGGGACTACAGATGATGGCCATGAGAGACGGATTCCTACCATGTGAAGGATTAAACGAACAATGCATTTGAACAAGGAAATAGATAGAGCAGTGTTTACAAGAATCACGTTCAGAACTCCTTCAGACGGAGCTGGGAGACTGGAGAGACCCATCGTGTTTAAAGCAAACTTCACAAACTCAGTCGGTACAGCCGGAATAAAATTAGTAGATTGATCAGAATACACAATGATTTAGAGGTTGTAATTTGCAAGCAAGCCTTTCTTCACCACAGAGCTGAAACAAAAGTAAACAAAGAACTAAGAACCTCTtgctttttctcctttttttttttttgatgaaCCATGTAATAAATAACTGAAGCAAACAGTTCATGAATATTTCGTCAGGAAAGAAAATGAACTAAAAAATGAACTAAGCAACTAATTAATGAAATTTCCATAACCGATAGAGATCAGGAGCAAAAATTGAGGAAAAACAGACGGGAGTTCATTTAATTCCATTATAGTATATGAAACGACAATTTATCACATGAATCATGATCCACCTACCATTCAAGAATAGATTTCTGTAAAAGTAAACCCTATAGCTAAAGATCCAATTACAAAATCTTCCACCAGGCACATAAAGAAATTTCAACAGTCTAAAAACCCAAGAACAACAAATCCTCATAACATTCCACAAAACACTCTTGAGGGATTAAAACCACCCAAATTTTAGTGAAAATGGAAAACCCTCCTCCGTCCTCAAACATGCTAAAGAACAATAATCCACTGAAGGTCAAAGTAAGTTCAGTCTACCAGTGAAAAAGAAGAGAATTTTAAGAAACTGAAATGCTCAAAGAATCGTTTCCTTTACCAAATTCAGAAAGTAAACAAAACCCATTAGAGGAAAGCGAACATTTCTTACAGAAAGGAAATGAACACGAAAAGGGATTAACGAAAACTTACTTCAATTGCTTTTAGGACTCGAGAACAGAGAAAGTAGGATCGAAAAgggaaaaaattgaagaaaagtAGTGGAGTTGTAGAGAAGGTAAAGATTGAAGAAGATTGATGATCAGTTCAACTCGATTCGACCAATTCACTGTCCTTTTGGCTGCTTATATAGGCGATCGGAGGAACCTCGTCGCACTCAACTCACGTGCTTCCACCGttctttttatttctattaATGAAAAGAAAACTCTAATTTTATGAAAATGTGTGTTCATAAATTGGAAAATAATAGACcataatattaaaaaagattttTATATTTAACTTATTGATTTAGTAgccattttaatttttgtttttgttttttcgaAAAATAAGTTTATAAACCACTGCTTTCACTTCcagtttttttttcatttgttatCTATATTTTACCGATAACTTTAAAAAACAAgtcaaaaataataaacacaactttaaaaaagttacatttattttttaaatttagttaaaaatttAA
It contains:
- the LOC103500499 gene encoding probable E3 ubiquitin-protein ligase XERICO isoform X1, which encodes MGLSSLPAPSEGVLNVILVNTALSISLFKCIVRLILHMVGIRLSWPSSVVPSTDSFESSSELGDPIFGSSWNYLDMFRNRYPRIRFDKVQSSERREHDCSVCLTQFEPESVINHLSCGHLFHTECLEKWLDYWNITCPLCRTPLMSEEEKSCFWYGYQILALLQVEHPTRYNVEIYK
- the LOC103500499 gene encoding probable E3 ubiquitin-protein ligase XERICO isoform X3; this encodes MGLSSLPAPSEGVLNVILVNTALSISLFKCIVRLILHMVGIRLSWPSSVVPSTDSFESSSELGDPIFGSSWNYLDMFRNRYPRIRFDKVQSSERREHDCSVCLTQFEPESVINHLSCGHLFHTECLEKWLDYWNITCPLCRTPLMSEEEKSCFCFQPP
- the LOC103500499 gene encoding probable E3 ubiquitin-protein ligase XERICO isoform X2 is translated as MGLSSLPAPSEGVLNVILVNTALSISLFKCIVRLILHMVGIRLSWPSSVVPSTDSFESSSELGDPIFGSSWNYLDMFRNRYPRIRFDKVQSSERREHDCSVCLTQFEPESVINHLSCGHLFHTECLEKWLDYWNITCPLCRTPLMSEEEKSCFWIFAKAL